One genomic segment of Bacteroidota bacterium includes these proteins:
- a CDS encoding phenylalanine--tRNA ligase subunit beta: protein MKISFNWLRQYIPLDISPEKTAELLTDSGLEVESVEKFEAVKGGLEGCIIGEVKTKEKHPDADRLSVTTVDIGTGTLLNIVCGAPNVAAGQKVIVATAGTTLYPTKGEPITLKKAKIRGAISEGMICAEDELGLGESHEGILVLDAKVKVGTPAKEYFKIESDYILEIGLTPNRADAASHIGVAKDLFAKLNWNLPENKFELNVPSVNEFAAENNKLKIEVKVEDAEACPRYSGIIISGITVKESPDWLKKRLQSIGLKPINNIVDATNFILHEIGQPLHAFDADKIDGKKVIVKKLSAGTKFTTLDGIERTLTADDLMICSAKEPMCIAGVFGGMKSGITRETTTIFLESAYFSPASIRKTAKHHALKTDASFRFERGTDPNITVYALQRAALLIKEIAGGKISSDIADIYPKPIEEKKIAFSFHYCDTLLGKQIDRAQLKRILNLLQIEIVTEGGETLLLAVPTFKTDVEGEHDIVEEILRIYGCNNIKIPSAVRSSLSYITKPDAEKLRNIISDLLCGMGFTEIMSNSLTNSGYLDLLSSEKENAIELLNPLSPELNVMRSTLFFSGLEAIAYNQNRKNSDLKLFEFGKTYSKSKVKNQKSKEEENFIETNHLALFLCGRKQNESWNAQQGSIDFFHLKSFVENVLERVGIEAEQVSEMSSEILSSGLSYESKNKKIVELGFVKKSFLKKFDIKQDVFYADFNWDIILDLSKNISIQFKEIPKFPEVRRDLALVVDRNMKYDLLESLAYQTEKNLLKNVNLFDVYEGDKIESGKKSYALSFILQDENATLTDKEVDSVMEKLMKTYKEKAGAEIRK, encoded by the coding sequence ATGAAAATTTCCTTCAACTGGCTCAGGCAATATATTCCTCTTGACATTTCCCCGGAGAAAACTGCCGAACTATTGACCGATTCAGGATTGGAAGTAGAAAGCGTAGAAAAATTTGAAGCGGTGAAAGGCGGACTCGAAGGTTGCATCATCGGTGAAGTGAAGACAAAAGAAAAACATCCCGATGCGGACAGGTTAAGCGTCACCACTGTTGACATCGGCACAGGAACTCTTCTCAATATTGTTTGCGGAGCACCTAATGTTGCCGCAGGACAAAAAGTAATTGTGGCAACTGCCGGAACAACTTTATATCCGACAAAAGGTGAACCCATCACGTTGAAGAAAGCAAAAATCCGCGGAGCAATATCAGAGGGAATGATTTGCGCAGAAGATGAACTCGGACTTGGTGAATCGCACGAAGGAATTTTGGTGCTGGATGCAAAAGTGAAAGTAGGAACTCCCGCAAAAGAATATTTCAAAATAGAATCAGATTACATTCTTGAAATCGGATTAACGCCCAACCGTGCCGATGCCGCTTCGCATATTGGAGTTGCAAAAGATTTGTTCGCGAAATTAAATTGGAATCTTCCTGAAAATAAATTTGAATTGAATGTGCCTTCGGTGAATGAGTTTGCAGCAGAAAATAACAAACTAAAAATTGAAGTTAAGGTTGAAGATGCAGAAGCATGTCCGCGATATTCGGGAATTATAATAAGCGGAATAACCGTAAAAGAATCTCCCGACTGGCTGAAAAAAAGATTGCAGTCCATCGGCTTGAAACCGATAAATAATATTGTGGATGCAACCAATTTTATTTTGCACGAAATCGGCCAGCCGCTGCACGCATTTGATGCAGATAAAATAGACGGGAAAAAAGTTATTGTAAAAAAACTTTCTGCCGGAACAAAATTCACAACGCTCGATGGAATTGAAAGAACACTTACTGCGGATGATTTAATGATTTGCTCCGCAAAAGAGCCAATGTGCATTGCAGGAGTTTTCGGAGGAATGAAATCCGGAATCACCAGAGAAACGACAACTATTTTTCTGGAGAGCGCTTACTTCTCCCCTGCTTCCATCCGCAAAACAGCAAAACATCACGCACTAAAAACCGATGCATCTTTTCGTTTCGAGCGCGGCACCGACCCGAACATTACCGTTTATGCTTTGCAAAGAGCCGCATTGCTCATTAAAGAAATTGCCGGAGGAAAAATTTCTTCCGACATTGCAGATATTTATCCGAAACCGATTGAAGAAAAGAAAATCGCTTTCTCTTTTCATTACTGCGACACGCTGCTTGGAAAACAAATTGACCGCGCGCAACTCAAACGGATTTTAAATCTTCTGCAAATAGAAATTGTAACCGAAGGAGGCGAAACGCTTCTGCTCGCAGTTCCGACTTTTAAAACCGATGTGGAAGGCGAGCACGACATTGTAGAAGAAATTCTCCGCATTTACGGATGCAACAATATTAAAATTCCTTCGGCTGTCCGCTCATCTCTTTCATATATCACAAAACCCGATGCGGAAAAACTTCGCAACATAATTTCTGACTTACTCTGCGGAATGGGCTTCACGGAAATTATGTCCAACTCGCTCACAAATTCCGGCTATCTTGATTTGCTTTCATCGGAAAAAGAAAATGCAATTGAACTGCTCAACCCTCTCAGCCCCGAATTAAATGTGATGCGCTCCACGCTTTTCTTCAGCGGGCTGGAAGCAATTGCGTACAACCAGAACAGAAAAAATTCTGATTTGAAACTTTTTGAATTTGGAAAAACGTATAGTAAGTCAAAAGTCAAAAATCAAAAGTCAAAAGAAGAAGAAAACTTTATCGAAACAAATCATCTCGCATTATTTCTCTGCGGAAGAAAGCAAAATGAAAGTTGGAATGCCCAGCAGGGGAGCATAGATTTTTTTCATCTGAAATCTTTTGTGGAAAATGTTTTGGAGAGAGTCGGAATTGAAGCAGAGCAGGTTTCTGAAATGAGTTCGGAAATTCTTTCTTCCGGTTTATCTTATGAATCAAAAAATAAAAAAATTGTTGAACTTGGTTTTGTAAAAAAATCTTTTCTAAAAAAGTTTGATATTAAACAGGATGTTTTTTATGCTGACTTCAACTGGGATATTATTCTTGATTTGTCAAAAAATATTTCCATTCAATTTAAAGAAATTCCAAAGTTCCCTGAAGTGAGAAGGGACTTGGCATTGGTGGTTGACAGAAACATGAAATATGATTTGCTGGAATCACTCGCCTACCAAACCGAAAAAAATCTTCTGAAGAATGTGAACCTGTTCGATGTGTATGAAGGCGACAAAATCGAATCAGGGAAAAAATCCTACGCGCTGAGTTTTATTCTGCAGGATGAAAATGCCACGCTTACCGACAAAGAAGTGGACAGCGTGATGGAAAAATTAATGAAAACCTATAAAGAAAAAGCCGGAGCGGAAATACGGAAATAA